The nucleotide window GACAGATCTGGACGAAAACCTGCCGGCAGGGATGTGCTATACTTCTGCAACAACGGGTATGCCAAAAGGTGTCGTCTATACACACCGAAGCATCGTGCTTCATAGCCTGGCACTTGGCCTTGCAGAATCCTTTGCAATTAAAGAAAGTGACACTGCCCTCCCTGTTGTGCCGATGTTCCATGTAAATGCATGGGGCTTCCCATTTGCTGCATTGAATTTCGGCTCCAATATCGTATTGCCAGGACCGATGATGACACCAAGTTTAATACTCGACTTGGTTGAACAAGAAAAGGTGACAATTACAGCAGGTGTTCCAACAATTTGGCTTGGCGCACTCGCTGAGCAGGAAAAAAATCCGCGTGACCTTTCTTCTGTCCGTTTAATTATTTCAGGTGGTTCGGCATCACCAAAAGGATTAATTCAGGCTTACAATGAAAAACTTGGTGTCCCGTACATCAACGCCTACGGTATGACAGAAACGTCACCGCTTGTAAGTATGTCGTATTTAACAAGCGATATGAACGACTACACAGAAGATGAACAGTTAAATATCCGTGTTTCACAAGGGTTGACGGTTTCGCTGATTGAAACAGAAGTGGTGAATGAAAATGGCCCGGTTCCATGGGATGGAAAAACAATGGGTGAGCTGCGTGTCCGCGGTCCTTGGATAGCCTCTGAATACTACAATGATGAACGGACGAATGAGGCATTCCGGGATGGTTGGCTTTATACAGGTGACATTGCGGTCTATACAAAAGAAGGCTATATCAAGCTTACCGATCGTACGAAAGACCTTATCAAATCCGGCGGGGAATGGATTTCTTCCGTTGATCTGGAAAATGCCCTCATGTCACATCCGGCTGTTTTCGAAGCAGCCGTAATCGCGGTTCCGCATCCGAAGTGGCAGGAACGTCCGTTGGCATGTGTTGTTTTAAAAGAAGGTGCAACGGCATCTAAAGAAGAGCTTATCGAGTCAATCGAACTGGACTTTGCAAAATGGTGGCTTCCGGACGATGTCGTATTTTTAAATGAAATTCCAAAAACTTCTGTCGGCAAATTTTTAAAAGCCACACTGCGAGAACAATTAAAAGACTATAAAGTTCAACTTTAACGAAAGAAAATGTGCACTGAAACGCAAATTCCAGTGCACATTTATTTATTTTTCTTCTTCCTCTTCATCATCAAACTGCTGAGGATCTGAAATACGTTCCGCTTCTTCCAATTGTCCGCCGTCTCGTAAGTTCTCCATTTGCTTCCCGAGAATTTTCAGCTCATCCATCGTATTCGCCATATTCCCGTTAACGATTTCTTCTCTTTTCATACACTATCCCTCCAAATTAATTTAGTATTATTTTTTTCCAATTTTGACTGATTTCTGTCATAAATAAAGTATTCATTCAAATAATTTATGCTATACTGAAAAAAGAGATAATTAAAACATGAGGAGGATTCTTCCATGAAATTACTTTTAATTCTTGGTGTCAGCATATCATTTTTAGTTGCTATTTTCACTGCTGGCTATGACAGCAAACCATTCCCAAAAGAAAGATAATTCCACTAGCTTTCCAGTAAAGGACAATCGTCGAATAGCGATTGTCTTTTTCGTTTGACTTTTCTTGTTGTATATTTTATATTAGTTACATAAAGTAAGTTGATTATAAAAAATAACCATCAAGGGAGTTCATATATTATGGCTACACATTTTCATAAAAAACCTAATCTATACCCAGCTCATGTTCAATTAAAGGTTTCTGACTTAGTACGTTCGATCGAATACTACACAACGATTATCGGCTTTAAAGTATTAAAGCAGACAGAAACGGAAGCATACTTAACAGCAGACGGACAAACAGGCCTAGTATCATTAGTCGAAGTACAAAATGCTCAGCCGCTTAAACAAGGCTTTGCAGGTTTATACCACTTAGCATTACTATTACCCTCCCGCAAGGACTTAGGAAACATCGTACAGCATTTTGTTAACATGAATATTCGTCTCGGTGCTGCAGACCATGATGTTTCAGAAGCGCTTTACTTGAACGATCCGGATGGAAACGGAATCGAAATTTATATCGACCGTCATGAATCGGAATGGACTTGGAATCAGGATGACCAAGTGCATATGGTGACAGAACAGCTTAATTTCCAGCCTATTTTAGCAGCTGCAGACGGCAATTGGAACGGTCTGCCTGCTGACACTGTTATGGGGCATGTACACTTATCCGTAGTAAATCTGGACAAATCGGAACAGTTTTATACAAATGTATTGGATTATAATGTTGTAACACGTTACGGTGCACAGGCACTGTTCGTATCAACTGGTAAATACCATCACCATTTCGGTTTAAACACTTGGAACAGCAACAACGGCCATGCTCCGACAAACGATATGGTCGGCTTAAAATCCTTTACGGTCGTGTTAAAGGATGCACAATATGCTGAAGAAGTAAAACAAAGCCTGACTACTAACGGCTTCATCGTCGATAACTTTGCAGAAGCACCAGCATATGGTGGGACTCAATTATTCTCAACAGTCGATCCAAACGGGTTACGCATCGTATTTACATTAGATGGTGAATAGTATAACTTGATAACCTAAAAGCAAGAGCCCGAAAAATCTTTCGGGCTCTTTTTGAAACTTTCTTTTTTATCCTACGTATATATAATTAATTATAATTAACGGAGGAATTCATTTGTCACTATTTAATAAAGTTTTAGCAAGTGTTGGTATAGGAGCTGCAAAAGTTGATACAAAACTGCACAAATCCACATACACATTGAATGAAAATATTTCAGGTGTTGTCGAAATCATCGGGGGCAGCACAGAACAGCAAATTGATGCAATCTATCTGACACTTCATACAAACTTTATCCGCGAAGTCGATGATAAGAAGATTAAAGATGAAGCGGTGCTGCAAAAATACAAATTAAATGAGCCATTTACAATTCAGGCAGACGAAAAACGCCAGATTCCATTTTCATTCGCCCTGCCCCCTGTTGTTCCGGTAACGACGGGCAACTCGCGTGTATGGATTCAGACGGGCTTGGATATTAAAAATGCGGTAGATCCTAAAGATAAAGACTTTATCGAAATTCAGCCGACACGCCTTGCAAATGGTGTGTTAACAGCCATTCAAAACATGGGTTTCCGGTTGCGTAAAGTAGATAACGAGCAAGCCCCATCTTACTTACGCCGCCAAACACCGATTGTACAGGAATTTGAATTTACACCGACAAACAGCACGTATCGCCGGTATCTAGACGAACTTGAAGTTGTCTTTTTACAGCAATCACCAAACTCAGCCGAGATTTTATTGCAGGTAGACCGACGTGCCCGCGGACTTGGAGGATTTTTATCCGAAGCATTCGATATGGATGAAAGCTTCATCCGCCTCACATTATCCGAACACGACAATATCCAGGCAAAGGTTGAGCAAGTGATTAAAACGAAGATGAAATAAAACAAGGGGGGTGGGACAAAACCCGCCTCAAAATCAAAAGCCGTTCAAATTTTACGATGAGTAAAGTTTGAACGGCTTTATTATTATGTGTCTACTATGTAGTCGTTGTTCTCCGTTACGGCGGACGCTTTCCTGGGGGCACGGCTCGAGCCTGTAGTCTCTCCCACGTGCTTGTCCCCTGGGAGTCGCCGCCTTCACTCCGAACAACTAATTTTTCTTCTATATCAAGTAAATCTCTGCATAATTTCAGGCATGAAAAAAGGACATTCTCTGTTAAAATTTAAGTATCCTACAACCAAATTTCAAACGAAAGAAGTGTCCCTATGTTTAAAGATTATAACATGAATCAAATTATATTACCGCTAGATTTAGAAGTAAAGTTACATAAAAATGATATTGCCTTTTCTATCCATCATTTGGTCGAAAGCATTCCGAACGAAGCTTTCGCTCCTTTTATTCACCATACTGGTTGTCCATCATATCATCCACGTATGATGCTAAAGCTGATTTTATGCGGTTACACACAATCCACTTTTTCAGGAAGAAAAATAGAGGATCTGACAAGAGACAGTATCCGTATGATGTGGCTTGCCCAAGGATATGAACCAAGTTATCGCACTATTAACCGTTTTCGTGTACATCCCAATATGAAGGAACTCATTCGCCAATGTTTTGTACAATTCCGCTGTCAGCTAGTTGAAGAAAAACTCATCGATCAAGAAGCGATTTTTATCGATGGCACAAAGATTGAGGCAAATGCCAATAAGTTCACATTTGTTTGGAAAAAATCAGTGGAAAAACATCATACCAACCTCGTAGAAAAATCAAATAAACTTTACGATGAGTTATTGGAACATCAAATTATTCCTGAAATCAAACGTGAAAGTGATGAGCAGTTATCGATAGAAGAGTTAACTCAAGTAGCACATCACCTAGAAGAAGTAGTCGACGACTATACAAGCAAAATAGAACATTCTGAAGATGTCATTGAGCGAAAAAGATTACGTAGCGAACGAAAAACACCGAAGCAAATCCTCAAACAAGTACATGATTGGATCATAAGAAAGCAGAAATACCAAAAAGATTTTGAAGTGTTTGGCACACGTAACAGTTATTCAAAGACGGATCATGAAGCAACATTTATGCGGATGAAAGATGACTATATGCAAAACGGCCAATTGAAGCCAGGGTATAATGTACAAATCGCTACAGAAGGTCAATATACACTCGCGTACGATGTATTTCCAAATCCAACAGACACGAAAACACTTATTCCATTTCTTAGTCAAATTGAAGAAAATTATTTCGAGTTACCAAAACATATTGTAGCGGATGCCGGATACGGCAGTGAACAGAATTACCATGATATTCTTAACAAACGCAAACGAACTCCACTCATTACATTTAATCAATACTTGAACGAACAGAAGCGAAAATATAAAAATGATCCTTTTAAGACAAGTAATTGGGTGTATGAGAAAGAAAACGATGTCTACATTTGCCCAAATGAAAAGAGATTACGATTCCAATATAACTCTGTTCGTACAGATAAATCGGGTTTCCAACGAGAATTTAAAATCTATGAATGTGAGGAATGTACAGGGTGTCCTTTCCGTACAAAATGTACAAAAGCTGCAGAAGGTAAAAATCGTAGACTCATGATTAATGAGAAATGGGAAAAACAAAAAGAAGAAGTAAGAGTGAAGCTTTCAGAAGAAAAAACGGCTGCCATTTATCGTCGACGTAAAATCGACGTGGAACCAGTTTTTGGATTCTTGAAGGCTAATTTGTGTTTCCGTCGATTTTCTGTTCGTGGAAAATCGAAAGTTACTAACGAAATAGGTTTGGCATTAATGGCCACAAATTTAAGGAAGTATGCGGTAAGAGGATAACACCTCTTCCAATATTTTCTTTATAAAACGCAAAAAAGAGAAATTGCATTGTGCAATTTCTCTTTTTGCGTAAACTGGAACTAATTCTGTCCCAACCCCCTTGTTGTTATTTTAACCCCGGGTAGTTTTGCTGTCTTAGTACTTCGTAAATAACGATTGCCGCTGTGTTTGATAAATTCAAAGAGCGGATATGGTCACTTTGCGGGATGCGCAGACACATATCGGCACGCTCTTTTGCAAATTCCTTTGGCAGGCCTGTCGTTTCTCTTCCGAACATAAAATACAGGTCCCGTTCTGAATTGCTGAAATCATGTGTCGTAAACGGCTCATCACTATATGTCTCAATTAAATACACATCGCCATCTTTACTGTACTCGATAAAATCCTCTAATGAATCATGGTAAACGACATTCACATGTTCCCAATAATCCAATCCGGCGCGCTTCAGCATTTTGTCATCTGTTGAAAAGCCCAATGGACGGATTAAATGTAATGATGTATTCGTTCCAGCACATGTGCGGGCAATGTTGCCTGTATTTGCTGGAATTTCTGGTTGATATAATACGATATGGTTTGGCACTTCTCGATCCTTCTCTCTTAATGATTTAACATTGCCAGCCCTTTTTCAATCTCGGCCAGCACTTCTTCATCCTGCTCTGTTTTTCTGGCAGTCAGTAAAATATCCTCTGCCTCATCTGTTCCGATTTTTCCGATTGCCCATGCAGCCGTCCCTCTTAATACGGGGCGTTCATCTTTTTGCAGCACTTGAACTAAGTCTGGCATGGCCGCTTCTTCTTTGAAGTGGGCAAGCGCTAAAATGGCGTTGCGCTGAATCGGCTTTTTACCGCGCCATGAGCCGGATACCTGTCCAAACTTCGCTTTAAATTCCTTATTGGAAATCGATAGAAGCGGCTGAAGTAACGGTTTTGCGATTTCAGGATCCGGTGTGAATTCATCATGAATCCAGTTCAGCTTCCCTTTATTCTTCGGACACACGGTCTGGCACGTATCACAGCCGTACAAACGGTTTCCGATTTTGGCACGAAACTCATCCGGCAAAAACCCTTTCGTCTGAGTTAAAAAGGCAATGCAACGCTGTGAATTCAATTGCCCCGGTGCGACGATCGCTCCTGTTGGACATACATCGATACATAATGTACAGTCACCGCATTCATCTTCCATCGGTGTATCAGGAGCAAACGGGATGTTCGTAATAATTTCCCCTAAATAGACGTACGAACCAAATTCAGGTGTAATAATAGAGCAATTTTTGGCGCTCCAGCCGATTCCTGCCCGTTCGGCAACCGCACGATCCACCAGTTCCCCGGTATCGACCATTGATTTCACCTTTACATTCGGCACACGTTCCTGCAGCCAGGCTTCAATAAGCTGCAGACGTTCACGGACTGCCGTGTGATAATCAATCCCCCATGAAGCACGGCAAAAGATGCCGCGACGCTCCCCTTTTTTCCCTTGTGGGGCATCTTGCATTCGGGAAGGATACGCAATGGCAATCGCAATAATACTTTCTGCTTCATCTAATAATTTTAAAGGCTCTGTCCGCAGCTCTATATTTGCTTCTTCAAAGCCCGATTGGTATGCTAATTGTTGCTGACGACGCAGACGATTCTTCAATTCATGAAACGGAGCAGCGGTCGTAAATCCGATTTTATCAACACCAATGGATGCTGCATATTTCACTAAATCTTCTTGAAGTTGATGAACTTTCATTTCACATGCTCCTTTCAAATGATACAATAAATATAAATTTATTTCGTATTACATAATTTAGTATTTTTCCCATTAAAAACAATGTAAGAAGGTGTTCTACATGAATATTTCAATAAATGAAGCTCTTTTTTCTGTAAATGAACAATTAAAAATTGGCCTCATCCATTATAGCAAAATTATCGTTGAAGAATCTCCTCAAATGATTAAAGGACGCACACAACTTTATCAGGAAAATCTGTATTTGGAATTACAGGAAAAACCTGTGACAGAACGACCTGGCATTAAAGAGTGGCGCCAGCTTTGGAAGGCTTTCGGCGGTGATCCGAACCGGTACCGTCACTCTGCGGAAAGTTTAATGCGACGTATCGCTAAACAGCAATATTTAGCACCGTTCCATTCGGCTGTTGATTTAAACAACTTCTTCTCACTGCAATTCGAGATTCCTGTTGGTATCTATGATTTAAATGCTATTGAAGGCGATGTGGAAATCGAAGTAGGCAATGAGACAACAAGCTATGAAGGGATTAACGGACGCTTCAATTCATTGGAGAATATCATCCATTCAAAAGATGCGCTCGGCCCATTCGGCAGCCCCTTTGTTGATTCAAAAAGAACGGCCGTAACAGAAGCTACGACAAATGCGCTGCAAATCTTTTATTTACGCCCTTCCTTAAGTGAAGAAGAAGCAACTAAACTATTGAGCAGTGCAGGGAACATGTTTACACAAATTAGCGGTGGCGAATATGAAGTACATATTCTAGCAAAGGAAAATTCAAAAGTTCAATTTTAAGGAGTGGAATCATTTGAGTATTAACTTAGCTGAGGCAGTAAAATTAAAAAGTATAATAACGAAGAGAATTCAGGAACGCACAATACAAGTACATTCATTAACACATGTCATCATTGAAAAAGGCGAACAGCCAAAAACCCCTGACTATTCTCTTGAAATGCTTGAAGCTGAGCTAAAAGAGCTTCGCTATGATTCACGTAAGCTTGATGCCCTTATCTACCGTGCGAACATCGACAATACGGTTGTATTTAAAGATGAGGAAATGCCCATTGTCGAAGCGATTGAACTGGCCAGCCAATTGCGCGCAGAAGCACAATTTTGTAAAAATCTTGGTTCTGAAGAGAAAGAAGCTTTTTACCATAATTCCGGTGATGCAATGCTTTACCGCGTGGCGTTGTACGATCCAATGACATATCGGAACCGCGCAAACGAGCTTGAAAAGGAAGCACATCGCCTTTCCAATTTAATTAATGCCAAAAACTATCAAGTTGAAATCGACTTTGACGACAGCAATTATTTCTAAACCTGGGGCGGTGAGACTCCAAACTAGGTAATAACGAGCGATTTATGCTTCGGCATTTCCAACAACTAGTCAAACCAATCACTCTTTACCGTTTACAATGTTACCTTTCACTCATAACCAACCATAGTAAAGGCAAACACAAACTTTTAGAGTAATTTTGCTCGCTCGTTATTAAAAGACACCTGCTCACATTTGTGAAAAGGTGTCTTTGCTTTTAAAACATATAATTCCTATTCTACACCCGGTAAAATTCTTAATGCCTTTTCATCAGCGTCCAATATTACGTCCACACCTAATGGAATCGCAATATTCGGTTCGCAGTGGCCAATTTTAAACCCGGCCAACACTGGTTTGTTAAACGGCTTCAAATACCCTTCGATTACCTTCAATACATCTTCATAGCTGTATGTATCATCCGACATATTAAAGTCTGCTATAACAAAGCCTGCTGCAAGCTCCAGCTTTCTTGAAAGACGCAGCTGGTTCAGCATTAAATCAATTTGCTCGATTGTTTCCCCTATGTCTTCAAGCAGTAAAATTTTATTGCGCACATCAATTTCAAATTTCGTCCCAAGTGTACTGACAATACGGTTTAAATTTCCGCCTGTCAATTCGCCGCGTACAACTCCCGGCACAACGGTCGTTAATGGTGAAATACTTTCCGTATACTGAATTTCAATCGGTTGGAACAGCTGCTGGAACATCTTTTTAGAAAGAGTATCCAGCTCCCCTTTTGGACTGGACATCATCGGACCATGGAATGTCACTAAATTTGCAAACTCGTTTACTTGAGTATGTAGAGCCGTCACATCGGAAAAGCCCCAAATAATTTTCGGATTGTCCTCGATTAACGGGTAGCTTATTTTATCGATAATTCTTGAAACTCCATAGCCTCCCGTCAATAAAAAGACTGCCTTCACTTCAGGATCAACAATCATCTGATGGAAATCTTTAATCCGCTCCTCATCGGTACCTGCCAGATAGCCTTCATATGCCTGCACCGTATTTCCAAGCTTATATTTTAAACCCAGCTCTTCTAAAAACGCTAATTTATCACCTAATGATTCTATCTTAAGCGGACTGCTTAAATTAACTAAACCTACAGTATCGCCGTGCTGTAATCTTGCTGGTCGAATTTTCATGTTAATGACCTCCTTTTACTTCTGTCGCTATTGTATCATAGCGTTTTATGTAAAGCGCATTGCAAATTCCATGTGGTTGTCCCTATAATAGGTAAAATCATTTTTCCAATATAAGGAGATGTATAATAATGAAATTTCCACCACAGCTACTGCTCATTTTAGCTACTTTATTATGGGGCGGTAACTTTGTAATTGGACGAGCTGTTTCCGGAGATATTCCTCCGATTACACTTGCCTTTTTACGATGGATTGTCGCTTTTCTCGTATTTTTTCCTATTGCTTACCAACGTACGAAAAAAGAATGGCCTGCGCTCAGACAGCATTGGGATGCAGTCATCATTTTAGCACTAACAGGAGTAGCAGCCTTCAATACGCTCGTTTATATCGGTTTACATTATACAACGTCCATCAATGCATCATTAATGAATTCATCAACACCGATTATTATATACATACTGAGCTTCATCTTTTTAAAAGAACGGTTAACAAAATTCCAGTTGACCGGCACGCTGCTGTCATTAGCCGGGGTGCTCTTTATTATATCAGGGGGCTCCTTGCAAAGCCTGCTTTCATTTTCATTCAACAAAGGCGACTTAATCGTAATAATTGCGGTAGTGTGCTGGAGTGTCTATTCATTACTGATTAAAAAATATGCTGGTAAATTGCCTGGGTACTCAACATTTTTAGTGACGATCGCAATCGGAGCTATTATGTTACTCCCATTTGCCCTATATGAACAACTTACAACGTCACAGGCAATCGTATGGAACGCTTCGACAATCGGGGCAATCATATATGTAGGAATCATTGCTTCTATTATTGCCTTTTTAAGCTGGAACACTGGCGTTGTCTCTTTAGGCGCAAATAAAGCCGGTATCTACCTGAACTTTATTCCAGTATTCGCTACAATCTTTGCCGTCCTGTTTTTAAATGAGCAACTCCTTCTTGCCCAAGTAATCGGTGGGATTGCAGTTATTGCAGGGGTATTTATTTCAGCAATAAAATAAAAAGGAGTGCACATTGTATGCACTCCTTTACTTTATTTAACATCTGTATAAATAACGGTTACATCCGGATGATTGTGCAGAGCGCTTGCAGGGAAGTCTTCTGTTACTATCCCACTGCGCAAACGATCAAAGGCCTCTTGTTTTGAAGCACCCGAAATTAACAATACAATCTTTTTGGAACTCAAAATTGTCTTGATGCCCATTGTAATGGCATGTGTCGGCACATCGTCAATGGAATCAAAATAAACTTGGTTCGCTTCACGTGTAGATTGTGCAAGCTCTACAATATTTGTACCTAAATCGAAAGATGTCCCCGGTTCATTAAAACCAATATGTCCATTCACACCAATTCCTAAAAGCTGTATATCAATATTTCCTGCTGCCTTGATCATCGCATCATATTCAGCTGCAGCCTTTTCTAAATTCGTTTTATTGCCTGCTGGTAAATTTATATTTTCACGTTTCATATCAATATGATGAAACAGATGATGATCCATATAATAATGGTAACTCGACTCATTTGCCGGATTAATGCCGATATATTCATCCAGGTTAAAAGATTTCGCCTGTGCAAAAGAGATTTTGCCCTCTTTGTATGCTGCAACCAGTTCTTTGTAAAAGCCTTCCGGAGTCCCTCCCGTAGCTAAACCAAGTACTGTTGCATTATTCTTTTTCAATTGATCTATAAAAATTGTTGCGGCAATTTTACTCATCTCATCATAGTTCGCCGCTTCAATCCATTTCAAATTTGTTGCTACATTCATTTATCCAATTCCCTACTTCCTCATTAAAATAGACATTTATTATTATTTTAATAATATTTTCTTCATTTTATATGCCTTGCATTATAGTGTTCATTCTATAGTAAACTTTTTTAAGAAGCTAGAAAAAAACATCTTATTTCCTATAAAAAGAGCGTGTAATGCCGCAAAATATATATAATTTATGCACCTTCCAAATATAAACGGAGTAAGCGGATGAATATATTGAATAACTTTATTTCACTTTAGGAAGTAGAAAGACCCCTTTTACAATTTTATTATTTATAGAATAATTTTCTTCAGTTAATTTACTGCAATAATTTATTGTTACAGGATTTTTCAAAGGTGAATTGATGAAATAAAAGTTTATACTACATTTAAAATAAGTCACTGAAAGCCAAAAAAACCCTTCAAAGACTATAAAAGCTTTGAAGGGTTTTTTCTGTTGTATTGAACTGATACCGAGTGTGGGACTTGAACCCACACGCCTCGCGGCAACGGATTTTGAGTCCGTCGTGTCTGCCATTCCACCAACTCGGCAAAATAAGGTAAAAAAAAATCGGATTTCCGATTAAGAAAAATATGGAGGCGGCAACCGGATTTGAACCGGTGATAAAGGTGTTGCAGACCTGTGCCTTACCACTTGGCTATGCCGCCATATTTGGAGCGGAAGACGAGGTTCGAACTCGCGACCCCCACCTTGGCAAGGTGGTGTTCTACCACTGAACTACTTCCGCAAATAAAAAAATGGCTGGGGTACCTGGATTCGAACCAGGGCATGACGGAATCAAAATCCGTTGCCTTACCGCTTGGCTATACCCCAATATTCAAAATTTAATATAAAATGGGGCGACTGATGGGAATCGAACCCACGAATGCCTGAACCACAATCAGGTGCGTTAACCACTTCGCCACAACCGCCATTATAATATAATTTTAATACTTAAACCTAAATAAAAATGGGGCGACTGATGGGAATCGAACCCACGAATGCCTGAACCACAATCAGGTGCGTTAACCACTTCGCCACAACCGCCACTATATTATTTTAAGTAATTTTAAGTTATTTGGCAGGGGCAGTAGGAATCGAACCCACACTGACGGTTTTGGAGACCGTAGTTCTACCTTTAAACTATGCCCCTATCAAAAGGATGGTGGAGGGGGACGGATTCGAACCGCCGAACCCTAAGGAGCGGATTTACAGTCCGCCGCGTTTAGCCACTTCGCTACCCCTCCAGGTAATGGTGCCGGCGAAAGGAGTCGAACCCTCGACCTACTGATTACAAGTCAGTTGCTCTACCAACTGAGCTACACCGGCAAAAATATGGTGGGTTTGGACGGAATCGAACCGCCGACACTTAGAGCTTCAATCTAATGCTCTACCAACTGAGCTACAAACCCACAATTTAATGTTTTAAAAATGGCGGTCCCGACCGGGATCGAACCGGCGATCTCCTGCGTGACAGGCAGGCATGTTAACCGCTACACCACGGGACCATTTGGTTGCGGGGGCAGGACTTGAACCTGCGACCTTCGGGTTATGAGCCCGACGAGCTACCACTGCTCCACCCCGCGATAATATTATTTGTTTAATGGTGGAG belongs to Solibacillus sp. FSL W7-1436 and includes:
- a CDS encoding long-chain fatty acid--CoA ligase; amino-acid sequence: MMDTQLVLTGFLKRAQRYFPNKQIISRTSPTKTHRITFNDYVKRTHKLADALTKLGMKRGTKVGTFAWNHHRHLEAYFAIPCSGAILHTINIRLAPEHIVYIINHAEDEILLIDSDLFPLVEPALVHLKTVKHIIVMGEELSAPQSSFPNVYSYEQLLQEADGNFEFPTDLDENLPAGMCYTSATTGMPKGVVYTHRSIVLHSLALGLAESFAIKESDTALPVVPMFHVNAWGFPFAALNFGSNIVLPGPMMTPSLILDLVEQEKVTITAGVPTIWLGALAEQEKNPRDLSSVRLIISGGSASPKGLIQAYNEKLGVPYINAYGMTETSPLVSMSYLTSDMNDYTEDEQLNIRVSQGLTVSLIETEVVNENGPVPWDGKTMGELRVRGPWIASEYYNDERTNEAFRDGWLYTGDIAVYTKEGYIKLTDRTKDLIKSGGEWISSVDLENALMSHPAVFEAAVIAVPHPKWQERPLACVVLKEGATASKEELIESIELDFAKWWLPDDVVFLNEIPKTSVGKFLKATLREQLKDYKVQL
- a CDS encoding multidrug ABC transporter ATPase, whose translation is MKREEIVNGNMANTMDELKILGKQMENLRDGGQLEEAERISDPQQFDDEEEEEK
- a CDS encoding VOC family protein; translated protein: MATHFHKKPNLYPAHVQLKVSDLVRSIEYYTTIIGFKVLKQTETEAYLTADGQTGLVSLVEVQNAQPLKQGFAGLYHLALLLPSRKDLGNIVQHFVNMNIRLGAADHDVSEALYLNDPDGNGIEIYIDRHESEWTWNQDDQVHMVTEQLNFQPILAAADGNWNGLPADTVMGHVHLSVVNLDKSEQFYTNVLDYNVVTRYGAQALFVSTGKYHHHFGLNTWNSNNGHAPTNDMVGLKSFTVVLKDAQYAEEVKQSLTTNGFIVDNFAEAPAYGGTQLFSTVDPNGLRIVFTLDGE
- a CDS encoding sporulation protein; this encodes MSLFNKVLASVGIGAAKVDTKLHKSTYTLNENISGVVEIIGGSTEQQIDAIYLTLHTNFIREVDDKKIKDEAVLQKYKLNEPFTIQADEKRQIPFSFALPPVVPVTTGNSRVWIQTGLDIKNAVDPKDKDFIEIQPTRLANGVLTAIQNMGFRLRKVDNEQAPSYLRRQTPIVQEFEFTPTNSTYRRYLDELEVVFLQQSPNSAEILLQVDRRARGLGGFLSEAFDMDESFIRLTLSEHDNIQAKVEQVIKTKMK
- a CDS encoding IS1182 family transposase, with the protein product MFKDYNMNQIILPLDLEVKLHKNDIAFSIHHLVESIPNEAFAPFIHHTGCPSYHPRMMLKLILCGYTQSTFSGRKIEDLTRDSIRMMWLAQGYEPSYRTINRFRVHPNMKELIRQCFVQFRCQLVEEKLIDQEAIFIDGTKIEANANKFTFVWKKSVEKHHTNLVEKSNKLYDELLEHQIIPEIKRESDEQLSIEELTQVAHHLEEVVDDYTSKIEHSEDVIERKRLRSERKTPKQILKQVHDWIIRKQKYQKDFEVFGTRNSYSKTDHEATFMRMKDDYMQNGQLKPGYNVQIATEGQYTLAYDVFPNPTDTKTLIPFLSQIEENYFELPKHIVADAGYGSEQNYHDILNKRKRTPLITFNQYLNEQKRKYKNDPFKTSNWVYEKENDVYICPNEKRLRFQYNSVRTDKSGFQREFKIYECEECTGCPFRTKCTKAAEGKNRRLMINEKWEKQKEEVRVKLSEEKTAAIYRRRKIDVEPVFGFLKANLCFRRFSVRGKSKVTNEIGLALMATNLRKYAVRG
- the trmL gene encoding tRNA (uridine(34)/cytosine(34)/5-carboxymethylaminomethyluridine(34)-2'-O)-methyltransferase TrmL; translation: MPNHIVLYQPEIPANTGNIARTCAGTNTSLHLIRPLGFSTDDKMLKRAGLDYWEHVNVVYHDSLEDFIEYSKDGDVYLIETYSDEPFTTHDFSNSERDLYFMFGRETTGLPKEFAKERADMCLRIPQSDHIRSLNLSNTAAIVIYEVLRQQNYPGLK
- the queG gene encoding tRNA epoxyqueuosine(34) reductase QueG — its product is MKVHQLQEDLVKYAASIGVDKIGFTTAAPFHELKNRLRRQQQLAYQSGFEEANIELRTEPLKLLDEAESIIAIAIAYPSRMQDAPQGKKGERRGIFCRASWGIDYHTAVRERLQLIEAWLQERVPNVKVKSMVDTGELVDRAVAERAGIGWSAKNCSIITPEFGSYVYLGEIITNIPFAPDTPMEDECGDCTLCIDVCPTGAIVAPGQLNSQRCIAFLTQTKGFLPDEFRAKIGNRLYGCDTCQTVCPKNKGKLNWIHDEFTPDPEIAKPLLQPLLSISNKEFKAKFGQVSGSWRGKKPIQRNAILALAHFKEEAAMPDLVQVLQKDERPVLRGTAAWAIGKIGTDEAEDILLTARKTEQDEEVLAEIEKGLAMLNH
- a CDS encoding B3/B4 domain-containing protein, producing the protein MNISINEALFSVNEQLKIGLIHYSKIIVEESPQMIKGRTQLYQENLYLELQEKPVTERPGIKEWRQLWKAFGGDPNRYRHSAESLMRRIAKQQYLAPFHSAVDLNNFFSLQFEIPVGIYDLNAIEGDVEIEVGNETTSYEGINGRFNSLENIIHSKDALGPFGSPFVDSKRTAVTEATTNALQIFYLRPSLSEEEATKLLSSAGNMFTQISGGEYEVHILAKENSKVQF
- a CDS encoding DIP1984 family protein — its product is MSINLAEAVKLKSIITKRIQERTIQVHSLTHVIIEKGEQPKTPDYSLEMLEAELKELRYDSRKLDALIYRANIDNTVVFKDEEMPIVEAIELASQLRAEAQFCKNLGSEEKEAFYHNSGDAMLYRVALYDPMTYRNRANELEKEAHRLSNLINAKNYQVEIDFDDSNYF